A stretch of Rhizobium sp. TH2 DNA encodes these proteins:
- a CDS encoding Rrf2 family transcriptional regulator, with translation MLTNKGKYGLKALIALASLAPGETAFSNEIATAHNIPKKFLDTILLELRNAGIVRSKKGPMGGYSLSRPASEIRIGHAIRVIDGPLAPIRCASRTALELCDDCRDPKTCLVRKSMTEVRDAVAEILDNMTLERLVSGQYAASSAGLILEEAAS, from the coding sequence ATGCTTACGAATAAAGGAAAGTACGGCCTCAAGGCGTTGATCGCCTTGGCCAGCCTCGCACCGGGCGAGACCGCATTCAGCAACGAAATCGCGACCGCCCACAATATCCCGAAGAAGTTCCTCGACACTATTCTGCTCGAACTGCGCAATGCGGGTATCGTGCGCTCGAAGAAGGGTCCGATGGGCGGCTATTCGTTGTCGCGTCCCGCCTCCGAGATCCGCATCGGCCATGCCATCCGAGTCATCGACGGTCCCCTGGCGCCCATTCGCTGCGCCAGCCGCACGGCGCTCGAGCTCTGTGACGACTGCCGCGATCCGAAGACCTGTCTTGTGCGCAAATCGATGACCGAGGTCCGCGACGCGGTCGCCGAAATCCTCGACAACATGACGCTGGAGCGCCTGGTTTCGGGCCAATATGCCGCCTCATCCGCCGGACTCATCCTTGAGGAAGCGGCTTCGTAG
- a CDS encoding FAD/NAD(P)-binding protein: MNSDVAVLGAGFSATAMVINLLENLPPAKTISLVGNRSKYGLGVAYSTKEENHRLNVPAGRMSLYADRPDHLVEWLAASGHGFGKEDFVPRQLFGRYVQQTLATSLQQKDNWARVTFADAEAINCEQLEADCQVFSLSNGEQVQAAHTVFCLGGTPSGLPIAQSAIDPLARSHITINAWADDWLEEIDPDATIFLLGSGLTTVDQVVSLKKQGHRGKIHILSRHGLLPQVHVVPRSDPAEPAFEPGSRTLSEMLQLLRRQARNVHDWRMVIDALRPMTQSVWQELDATERARFFRHANAWWSVHRHRMAPEIADVVHTMRHEGQVSIHSGWLQEIHKSDDHVVATYLDRHSHEMRDIHFDRIVNCTGMEKCSISKVPLLKKMAANGLIAADAQGLGLAVSAKSELLSPEGTPRSNVYAMGPMTVGQFFEIFAVPDIRVQAKKIAGKIALAA; the protein is encoded by the coding sequence ATGAACTCGGACGTCGCGGTTTTGGGCGCAGGTTTCTCCGCCACGGCCATGGTCATCAACCTGCTCGAGAACCTGCCACCGGCCAAGACCATCTCGCTTGTCGGAAATCGGTCCAAATACGGTCTCGGCGTCGCCTATTCCACAAAGGAAGAGAACCACCGCCTCAACGTGCCCGCCGGCCGGATGAGCCTCTATGCCGACCGGCCCGACCATCTCGTCGAATGGCTGGCCGCGAGCGGCCATGGATTCGGCAAGGAAGATTTCGTGCCGCGCCAGCTTTTTGGCCGCTACGTCCAGCAAACACTCGCCACCAGCCTGCAACAGAAGGACAATTGGGCGCGCGTGACATTCGCCGATGCCGAGGCGATCAATTGCGAGCAGCTGGAGGCTGACTGTCAGGTGTTCAGCCTGTCGAACGGTGAGCAGGTACAGGCCGCGCATACAGTCTTCTGTCTTGGCGGCACGCCTTCGGGCCTGCCGATCGCCCAGAGTGCCATCGATCCGTTGGCCCGGTCGCATATCACCATCAATGCCTGGGCGGACGACTGGCTCGAGGAGATCGATCCCGATGCGACGATCTTTCTGCTTGGCTCGGGGCTCACCACCGTCGATCAGGTCGTCTCGCTCAAGAAGCAGGGCCACCGGGGCAAGATCCACATCCTCTCCCGTCATGGCCTGCTGCCACAGGTGCATGTCGTGCCGCGCAGCGATCCGGCCGAGCCCGCCTTCGAGCCCGGCAGCAGGACGCTGTCCGAAATGCTCCAGCTGCTTCGCCGCCAGGCACGCAACGTGCATGACTGGCGCATGGTCATCGATGCGCTCCGGCCGATGACGCAGTCGGTATGGCAGGAACTCGACGCCACGGAGCGCGCGCGCTTCTTCCGTCACGCCAATGCCTGGTGGAGCGTTCACCGCCATCGCATGGCGCCCGAGATCGCCGATGTCGTCCACACGATGCGGCACGAGGGCCAGGTATCGATCCATTCGGGCTGGCTGCAGGAAATCCATAAAAGCGACGACCATGTGGTCGCCACCTACCTGGACCGGCACTCCCACGAGATGCGGGACATTCATTTCGACCGCATCGTCAATTGTACCGGCATGGAGAAGTGTTCGATCTCCAAGGTGCCGCTGCTCAAGAAGATGGCGGCAAACGGGCTGATCGCCGCCGATGCGCAAGGCCTGGGACTTGCCGTGAGCGCCAAGTCCGAACTCCTTTCTCCGGAAGGCACGCCCCGCTCGAACGTCTATGCCATGGGTCCGATGACCGTCGGGCAGTTCTTCGAGATCTTCGCCGTGCCGGATATCCGTGTGCAGGCGAAGAAGATTGCCGGCAAGATCGCCCTGGCGGCGTGA
- a CDS encoding FAD-binding oxidoreductase — translation MSVTKKRDLHTDTPLWSLTPRIGVRSHAVPLKQYYDVVIVGTGISGALMAHALADGTRSLLVIDRRKPVGGSSLASTAMIQHEIDVPLGKLQQRIGKAKAKRVWARSMDAVEKLASKIEYLNIGCGFARKRALFLSGDEMGWRALRDEAGLRNGAGFDAQFIDAAALRSGYGIDRTGAILTDCSASANPAQMTAEFLRQAVRGGAELVCGPEVMDISSKSGEVELVLSSGETLRCGNAVFCTGYEFLDSVARADHSIISTWAIATRANAPRPEWLDDCLVWEAADPYLYMRTTSDGRIVAGGEDEDDPRAHEDQRKLKAKQKTIARKVSTLLGCQIGEIEFAWAGAFGVTPTGLPIIDEVPGMRHVFTVMGYGGNGITFSQIASEIISAKLSGHRDKDFDLFRFGAAPAPRKAA, via the coding sequence ATGTCAGTCACAAAGAAGCGCGATCTTCACACAGACACGCCCTTGTGGTCGCTGACGCCTCGAATCGGGGTGCGTTCGCATGCCGTCCCGCTGAAACAATATTACGATGTCGTCATAGTGGGCACCGGAATCAGCGGCGCGCTGATGGCGCATGCGCTGGCGGACGGTACGCGGTCGCTGCTCGTCATCGACAGGCGCAAGCCGGTCGGCGGATCCAGTCTTGCAAGCACGGCGATGATCCAGCACGAGATCGATGTGCCGCTTGGCAAACTTCAGCAAAGGATTGGCAAGGCGAAGGCGAAGCGGGTCTGGGCTCGCTCCATGGATGCCGTCGAAAAGCTGGCGTCGAAGATTGAATATCTGAATATCGGTTGCGGCTTCGCGCGAAAGCGCGCGCTGTTTCTCTCGGGCGACGAGATGGGCTGGCGTGCTTTGCGGGATGAGGCTGGCCTGCGCAACGGCGCTGGCTTCGATGCGCAATTCATCGATGCGGCAGCACTTCGATCGGGTTACGGCATCGACCGCACAGGCGCCATCCTCACCGACTGTTCCGCCTCCGCCAATCCGGCCCAGATGACTGCCGAGTTTTTACGTCAAGCGGTGAGAGGCGGAGCGGAACTGGTATGCGGCCCTGAAGTAATGGACATTTCCAGCAAGAGCGGCGAAGTCGAGTTGGTGCTCTCCTCGGGTGAGACACTGCGCTGCGGCAATGCTGTGTTCTGTACCGGCTATGAATTCCTCGACAGCGTTGCGAGAGCCGACCATTCGATCATCTCCACCTGGGCGATCGCCACGCGCGCGAACGCGCCACGGCCCGAATGGCTGGATGATTGTCTGGTCTGGGAGGCTGCCGATCCGTATCTCTATATGCGCACCACATCGGACGGGCGGATCGTCGCGGGTGGCGAGGACGAGGATGATCCGAGAGCCCATGAGGACCAACGCAAGCTGAAGGCCAAGCAGAAGACGATCGCGCGCAAGGTCAGCACCTTGCTGGGATGCCAAATCGGCGAGATTGAATTTGCCTGGGCCGGTGCTTTTGGAGTAACCCCGACTGGACTGCCGATTATCGACGAAGTGCCTGGCATGAGACACGTGTTCACCGTGATGGGCTATGGCGGAAACGGCATTACCTTCAGCCAGATCGCTTCGGAAATCATATCAGCGAAACTGTCGGGGCATCGGGACAAGGATTTTGATCTGTTCCGCTTCGGCGCCGCACCGGCGCCGCGCAAGGCGGCATGA
- a CDS encoding ATP-binding protein, whose translation MTTSKTNFIRSTVIALAAGALLLIAIIGSTLYLVYQTQSYAEGAITSRRVRSTAADLLLTVQKAETSQRGYLLTSDMTFIDSYRQASADMISKELIFEEAISSNPFIKVDLPQFQKLVTSKVSELQQTIELSESGRRDEAMDVVRSGLGRTQMSEIESVLQGVIDAGDARIADQVAAQVRMAGILRVVTICGAISIASLLIGVVLIISRYVKEIQNAQAELGEMNSSLEGRVHERTEDLMQANQEIQRYAYIVTHDLRAPLVNIMGFTAELDGALNAIRSYFKTEDGDQGNVSDDVRNQARLAVEEDLPEAIGFIRSSTRKMDGLINAILKISRDGRRQLQPEPVDLGAVVRTSGEAVQHQIDEADGALEISVNVKDLISDRFSIEQVIGNLFDNAVKYREPSRPLELSVKAFAINRFKIGIDISDNGRGIAPEDHERVFELFRRSGSQDKSGEGIGLAHVRSLVRNMGGEIKVKSELGKGTTFMIRLPHDLSQFVRSTGQ comes from the coding sequence ATGACCACGTCAAAGACGAACTTCATCAGGTCGACCGTCATAGCGCTCGCAGCGGGTGCGCTGCTGCTGATCGCGATCATCGGCTCTACCCTCTATCTCGTCTATCAGACGCAGAGTTACGCCGAAGGCGCGATCACCTCGCGCCGGGTGCGAAGCACTGCCGCCGATCTGCTCCTGACCGTCCAGAAAGCCGAAACCAGCCAGCGCGGCTACCTGCTCACTTCGGACATGACGTTCATCGATTCCTACCGGCAGGCATCGGCCGACATGATCAGCAAGGAACTTATTTTCGAGGAAGCGATCAGCAGCAATCCCTTCATCAAGGTCGATCTGCCACAGTTCCAGAAACTGGTGACGAGCAAGGTATCCGAACTCCAGCAGACCATCGAACTTTCCGAGAGCGGCCGTCGCGACGAGGCGATGGATGTCGTCAGGAGCGGCCTCGGGCGGACCCAGATGTCGGAGATCGAATCGGTGTTGCAGGGTGTCATTGATGCTGGTGACGCACGTATAGCCGATCAGGTCGCCGCCCAGGTCCGAATGGCCGGCATCCTGCGCGTGGTGACGATCTGCGGAGCGATCTCCATCGCATCGCTTCTCATCGGCGTCGTTCTGATTATCTCGCGTTATGTCAAGGAGATCCAGAATGCGCAGGCGGAACTCGGCGAGATGAACTCCAGCCTGGAAGGCCGCGTCCATGAACGAACCGAGGACCTGATGCAGGCCAACCAGGAAATCCAGCGCTATGCCTATATCGTCACTCACGATCTCAGGGCGCCGCTGGTCAATATCATGGGCTTCACGGCGGAGCTCGACGGCGCACTGAATGCCATCCGCAGCTATTTCAAGACCGAAGATGGCGACCAGGGCAATGTCAGCGACGATGTCCGCAATCAGGCGCGTCTGGCGGTCGAGGAAGACCTGCCGGAGGCGATAGGCTTCATCCGCTCCTCGACGCGCAAGATGGATGGTCTGATCAACGCCATCCTCAAGATTTCGCGCGATGGCCGACGTCAGCTTCAGCCGGAGCCGGTCGATCTTGGCGCTGTGGTGCGGACCAGCGGCGAGGCCGTCCAGCACCAGATCGACGAGGCGGATGGTGCGCTCGAAATCTCGGTCAACGTCAAGGATTTGATCTCTGACAGGTTCTCGATCGAGCAGGTTATTGGCAACCTGTTCGACAACGCCGTGAAGTATCGCGAGCCGTCCCGCCCGCTGGAACTGTCGGTCAAGGCATTCGCGATCAATCGCTTCAAGATCGGTATCGATATCAGCGATAACGGGCGCGGAATCGCACCCGAGGACCACGAGCGCGTCTTCGAGCTTTTCCGCCGGTCGGGCTCCCAGGACAAGTCAGGGGAGGGCATCGGTCTGGCTCATGTCCGCTCCCTGGTCCGCAACATGGGAGGCGAGATCAAGGTCAAATCCGAGCTTGGAAAAGGCACGACCTTCATGATACGCCTACCCCACGATTTGAGCCAGTTTGTCAGGAGTACGGGCCAATGA
- a CDS encoding response regulator, whose translation MKAAGREVTIVMVEDDEGHARLIEKNVRRAGVHNEIIPFTDGTSALKYILGADLSGEESKNRYLLILLDLNLPDMSGIDILEKVKSNIHTKRLPVIILTTTDDEREIQRCYDLGANVYITKPVDYEGFANAIRQLGLFFSVMQIP comes from the coding sequence ATGAAAGCGGCAGGCCGCGAAGTAACGATCGTGATGGTCGAGGACGATGAAGGCCATGCGCGCCTCATCGAGAAGAACGTCCGTCGCGCCGGCGTCCACAATGAGATTATTCCATTCACCGACGGCACAAGTGCGCTGAAATATATTCTCGGCGCCGATCTTTCGGGCGAGGAAAGCAAGAACCGCTATCTCCTCATCCTGCTTGATCTCAACCTGCCCGACATGTCGGGAATCGATATTCTCGAAAAGGTGAAATCCAATATCCATACCAAGCGGTTGCCGGTCATTATCCTGACGACGACCGATGACGAGCGCGAGATCCAGCGCTGTTATGATCTCGGTGCCAATGTCTACATCACCAAGCCTGTCGATTATGAGGGCTTCGCCAACGCAATCCGCCAACTGGGCCTCTTCTTCTCGGTGATGCAGATACCTTGA
- a CDS encoding sensor histidine kinase, which produces MNATITKILYIDDDDGLVRLANKTFSRMGCEVVHAPDHDAGLAKLGEGGISVIILDHYLEGTTGLAFLQAMRERAIEVPVVYVTGSSEATVAIEALKAGAEDYVIKTVGEDFWALLISAVKQALDNAELRAAKRRAEQEIIEAKERAEILLTEVNHRVANSLALVAALIRMQASSSPDAAVKAALSETQARISAIAGMHRSLYTSDDVRIVEMNRYLSTLVSELADSLEKGRRKSRIISRLDRVDLSSDRAVSVGMIVTELLTNAIKYAYPQETDGEIRVTLEKHDNDTATLAVEDDGIGFTEADTSSGTGLGSRIVASMAKTVGTGINYIQRERGTRAEVQISLN; this is translated from the coding sequence TTGAACGCCACAATCACAAAGATTCTTTACATCGACGATGACGACGGTCTTGTCCGCCTCGCGAACAAGACCTTTTCCCGCATGGGCTGCGAAGTGGTGCATGCGCCGGACCACGACGCCGGCCTGGCGAAACTTGGGGAAGGCGGCATCTCCGTCATCATTCTCGACCATTATCTTGAGGGCACGACCGGGCTCGCCTTCCTGCAGGCAATGCGCGAGCGCGCCATCGAAGTGCCTGTCGTCTATGTGACCGGCTCTAGCGAGGCGACGGTGGCGATCGAGGCACTGAAGGCTGGTGCCGAAGACTACGTGATCAAGACCGTCGGCGAGGATTTCTGGGCGCTTCTGATCAGTGCGGTCAAGCAGGCGCTCGACAATGCCGAACTGCGCGCCGCAAAGCGACGGGCCGAACAGGAAATCATCGAGGCCAAGGAACGCGCCGAGATACTCCTCACCGAAGTCAATCATCGCGTGGCAAACAGTCTGGCGCTGGTTGCGGCGCTGATCCGCATGCAGGCTTCGTCCAGCCCGGACGCCGCCGTCAAAGCGGCCCTGTCCGAAACGCAGGCGCGGATATCGGCGATCGCCGGCATGCATCGCAGCCTCTATACCTCCGATGATGTTCGCATCGTCGAGATGAACCGTTATCTCTCGACGCTGGTCTCGGAACTGGCGGATTCGCTGGAAAAGGGCAGGCGCAAATCGCGCATCATCAGCCGCCTTGACCGCGTCGATCTGTCTTCGGATCGCGCAGTCTCGGTCGGCATGATCGTGACCGAGTTGCTGACCAACGCAATCAAATATGCCTATCCGCAGGAAACCGACGGCGAGATACGGGTTACCCTGGAAAAGCACGACAACGACACGGCGACCCTCGCGGTCGAGGACGATGGGATCGGCTTTACCGAGGCGGATACGTCATCTGGAACCGGCCTCGGTTCGCGTATCGTCGCCTCCATGGCCAAGACAGTCGGCACCGGGATCAACTATATCCAGCGCGAACGCGGAACCCGCGCCGAAGTGCAGATTTCACTCAACTGA
- a CDS encoding RNA polymerase sigma factor, with translation MTDVSPDAIERDFKRSMLACLPSLRAFAVSLSKRHDYADDLVQDTIMKAWAKKESFEHGTNMKAWLFTILRNEFYSQARKSGREIQDSDGYFTEQLSNNPSQHGILDLNDFKAALEKLPDDQREAIILVGASGFAYEEAAVICGCAVGTIKSRVNRARTRLAEMLKITGDADFGPDSHSLAVTSKTFARNS, from the coding sequence ATGACGGATGTCTCGCCCGACGCAATCGAGCGCGATTTCAAGCGATCCATGCTCGCATGCCTGCCCAGCCTCCGCGCATTTGCGGTCTCGCTCTCCAAGCGCCACGACTATGCCGACGACCTCGTGCAGGACACGATCATGAAGGCCTGGGCCAAGAAGGAATCCTTCGAACACGGCACCAACATGAAGGCGTGGCTCTTCACGATCCTGCGCAATGAATTCTACAGCCAGGCCCGGAAAAGCGGTCGCGAGATCCAGGATTCGGACGGCTACTTCACCGAACAGCTATCCAACAATCCGAGCCAGCACGGCATCCTCGATCTGAACGACTTCAAGGCGGCGCTCGAAAAACTACCGGATGACCAGCGTGAAGCGATCATTCTGGTCGGCGCGTCAGGCTTTGCCTACGAGGAAGCTGCGGTCATCTGCGGCTGCGCGGTCGGCACGATCAAGAGCCGCGTCAACCGCGCGCGGACACGGCTCGCCGAAATGCTGAAGATTACCGGTGATGCCGACTTCGGCCCCGATTCGCATTCGCTCGCCGTGACCAGCAAGACCTTTGCCCGCAACAGCTGA
- a CDS encoding NepR family anti-sigma factor, producing MKDNHIRGKRSADISGAYAEIPKRLREYYDSLQEEAIPDRFLDLLEKLDLAERAAKRNDAVEEFK from the coding sequence ATGAAAGACAACCATATCAGGGGCAAACGCTCCGCGGATATATCCGGCGCCTATGCCGAAATCCCGAAGCGCTTGAGGGAATATTACGATTCGCTCCAGGAAGAGGCCATACCCGACCGCTTCCTTGATCTTCTCGAAAAGCTTGACCTGGCCGAGCGGGCGGCAAAAAGAAACGATGCGGTCGAGGAGTTCAAATGA
- a CDS encoding DUF1328 domain-containing protein, translating to MLYYALLFLVVAIIAGVLGFTGIAGASASIAQILFFVFLALMVVSLLMRAGRRT from the coding sequence ATGCTCTACTATGCACTTCTATTTCTTGTTGTTGCGATCATCGCAGGCGTTCTGGGCTTCACTGGAATTGCAGGTGCCTCGGCGAGCATCGCACAAATTCTGTTCTTCGTCTTCCTCGCCCTAATGGTCGTTTCGCTGTTGATGCGGGCCGGCCGGCGCACCTAA
- a CDS encoding CsbD family protein: MNWNQVEGNWEQFKGSVQKNWGKLTGDDIDVIQGNRKELAGKLQERYGTAQEDAERDIDTWLSRH; the protein is encoded by the coding sequence ATGAATTGGAACCAGGTAGAAGGCAATTGGGAGCAGTTCAAGGGTTCGGTCCAGAAGAACTGGGGCAAGCTCACCGGCGACGACATCGACGTCATCCAGGGCAATCGCAAGGAGCTCGCCGGCAAGCTCCAGGAGCGCTACGGCACCGCGCAGGAAGACGCCGAGCGCGACATCGATACCTGGCTGAGCCGCCACTGA
- a CDS encoding YqjD family protein, translated as MALSKAANDAKASANETLSQLELEQRLDDLKSEIASITKTLSALGGQKVEDYRAGMERLAADAVSASLKAFDSARSEAVSLEETFEEHVRAHPLRSVGIAAGIGFLFALMSRR; from the coding sequence ATGGCACTTTCGAAAGCCGCAAATGATGCAAAAGCCAGCGCCAACGAAACCTTGTCGCAACTCGAACTGGAACAGCGTCTCGACGACCTGAAGAGCGAGATCGCATCGATCACCAAGACGCTCTCGGCGCTTGGCGGGCAGAAGGTCGAGGACTATCGCGCCGGCATGGAACGGCTGGCAGCGGATGCGGTTTCCGCGTCGCTCAAGGCGTTCGACTCGGCCCGTTCGGAGGCCGTATCGCTCGAGGAAACCTTCGAGGAGCATGTGCGCGCCCATCCGCTCCGGTCGGTCGGTATCGCGGCTGGCATCGGCTTCCTGTTCGCGCTCATGAGCCGCCGCTGA
- a CDS encoding response regulator: MSLTARVAAHLPFLRRYSRAVTGSQTSGDAYVVATLEALIADISIFPAASSDRAALYKLLVTILKSSTVDVPAVSSHYAWEKKAMANLSAVPTMARHAFLLVSVEGFTLAETAEILSVTPEETADLLDDAAKEISRQIATDILIIEDEPLIALDIEQIVKDLGHTVTGIARTHKEAVELYKKTSPGMILADIQLADGSSGIDAINDILKIASIPVIFITAFPERLLTGERAEPTFLVTKPYNPDMLKALISQALFFNESSTAGEALSA; the protein is encoded by the coding sequence ATGTCATTGACCGCACGGGTCGCAGCCCATCTTCCGTTCCTGCGGCGCTATTCACGCGCCGTGACTGGATCGCAAACATCGGGCGACGCTTATGTCGTTGCGACGCTGGAAGCGCTCATCGCCGATATTTCCATCTTTCCCGCAGCTTCGTCGGATCGCGCAGCGCTTTACAAGCTCCTGGTGACGATCCTCAAGTCATCGACGGTGGACGTGCCCGCTGTCTCCTCGCACTATGCCTGGGAGAAGAAGGCCATGGCCAATCTTTCGGCTGTGCCGACGATGGCGCGCCACGCCTTCCTGCTGGTCTCGGTGGAGGGCTTCACGCTCGCCGAAACGGCGGAGATTCTCTCGGTCACGCCAGAGGAAACCGCCGATCTGCTCGACGATGCCGCCAAGGAAATCTCGCGCCAGATCGCGACCGATATCCTGATCATCGAGGACGAGCCCCTGATCGCGCTCGATATCGAGCAGATCGTCAAGGATCTCGGCCATACCGTCACCGGGATCGCCCGCACCCACAAGGAGGCCGTCGAACTCTACAAGAAGACATCGCCGGGGATGATCCTCGCCGATATCCAGCTCGCCGACGGCAGTTCGGGCATCGACGCGATCAACGATATCCTCAAGATCGCCAGCATCCCCGTCATCTTCATCACGGCATTCCCCGAACGGTTGCTGACAGGCGAACGCGCGGAGCCGACATTCCTCGTGACCAAACCTTATAATCCGGACATGCTGAAAGCTCTGATCAGCCAGGCCCTGTTCTTCAATGAAAGCTCGACGGCAGGTGAAGCGCTCTCGGCATAG